The Drosophila biarmipes strain raj3 chromosome X, RU_DBia_V1.1, whole genome shotgun sequence genome includes the window TCACATATTTTAGGTAAATATTAACACAAATTCTATAAGCGCCAAGGTGTTTCCCTTATTAATGGGGTAAACAACAACTGTGACTGCGTCATAATTGCATCAAAGTTTCTGTTTGTCCATCGAAAACACGGTGCTGCAATAACACCTGCATACAGCCCGATGCCATTGGGATTCCTGGAGTATATATAGGGCTAGTGAGTGGTTGGAAAGGCCAGTTGATTTAGTTCGGTCAATTATCAATAAAGTAAAAATGCGCATCTTCTTCCTCGTTGCACTGCTCGCCATGGTGGCGCTGGTGGCTGTCCAGGGACGTCGTCCTCCGGGAGGTCAGGGCCCACCTCAGGGCTCGGGAGGTCAGGGACCCCCGCAGGGACCTCCTCAGGGACCTTCTCATGGACCTCCTCAGGGACCTCCCCAGGGACCACCCCAGGGACCTCCTCAGGGCGGCAACTCTTCCTCCTCCCAGGAGTCGTCCGAGGAGAGCTCCAGCGAGTCCTCCAGCGATGCGTCTGCCTAGGACAATCGCCAAGTCCtgaaacaaaaacttaaaactctttgaataaagaaaaatattctGTTTATTTCAAAACGAAACCGAGTACCGATTCCCTTAGCCGGAGAAATTCCTGATTTCATATCGGAGCAGAGGTAACTTCTTGCTGTGAGCAAGGAGGCGTATCTCAAATCGGCTGCCTAAATaagaaatcattttatttgaaaagtttatttttggcacaTCCCTTCAAATGCCGCCCTACCTTTCGCTGACACAAGGCTGCGACGTCTGCGTCGGCGACAACAGCGAAACCAGGCGAAACAAACACAACGAGGCAGCAGCGGTACAACAAAGCCAAAACAACTGAGAGCGGTACGTGGGCACTGAATTCAAATACGTACTCGACTAGGCACGGCTCATTTTCCAATTGCTATAGCAAAAGAGAAGGTAAAGTCAAGTGGCTCGACTACCAGATACCACTTACTCTGTCGAGCAAGTTAAAAACAAAGCCTAAGGGCATCTTCATCGGCGCGCCACATGCTCACGGGCCCAGCGACACCTAGCGGAGATCAGCGATATCACTAACCAGTGTTGGTAATGgagaaaaaattgtttgaggtaaaatatttctgacttaaaatatttaattaatgtaAGAATTATGGTAACTTATCCCCATTTTCCTTCGCTGGAACGCTGGGGTATATTTTACGtagtttaaaaagtttttcttaGTTGAATAGAAGACGATAgaattcattttgttttattgctTGGCATCTTGAGTCGCTAAGAAACTTCGGACGTTGAAACCTGGTTTTCCAGCTTTTTCCCGCTAGAAAGTGGCGTAGCACCGTGCTTCGCCTCAAGGTGCTTAATATGACAAGCAAAATTGCAAAATCCTAGAACAATAAATAGACCGGACACACTAACAGCCTAGCAATCCCACACTTACATGGGTCTTAACTTATGTAaacttaataacttttaagtGGAATGTCGCACTGGCACCTGTGTTTCCAGTTTCAGTTTACTTtctaatttcaaaattattttttctagaCCATCATCCCTTGAAGAATTTTCCATGCGCACCACTGTTATTCCGAAGTTAAAGTTTTGAAGGACTTAGTAGTTGATCTAAAgctaaatataatataacgTAATACATTCACAAAAACCTGGCAATACACCACCCCAAATATTCGCTTTCAATGCAGATGTGTAAGCCCCATCGCAAGTTCTTCCCCGATTTTAATGGGTATTCGGATGGCGCATATCCTGCCAAAAGCGAGCAGCCCAAACAAGAGCAAAACGATGAATGGCAAGGCAACAAAGTTAAACTGTAACAATAACCAAAGTCAAAGTTTGTCTGCAAAGTTTTCGCCTTTTCGTCCTTGTTGCCCTCGCTGTTGCTGCATGCGTGCcgctgtgtgagtgtgtgcgggtgtgtgtgtgtccaCAGGAtacaaattcatttcaattggATATATGTAGAGAAATGGGTTTGAGTGGCCCGGCTGAGGAGATGAAAAGTGGGAGCGACGAGGAATCTGTGTAAAATGAGTTTGGTTTTTTCGccgtattttattttactttgctTTATTTGTTGCTGCCCTTGCTGTTGTACTTGCCAAGATGAAACAAGTTTCCGTGGCCTGGGACCTTCCCCTGGGCCGGAAAGCCATCCTGCAGGAGGATTCTACATTTTGGATTCTGGGCCAGGACATGCCGCATCGCATACCTGCAGAATTATTTCGCTTCACTTTCCTTTGGCAGCGAAATGCCaaagaaatgcaaataaaacttttcttttgttttgctttcggCTCTTTGCCCGTCGTGGTTTAGCAGCTTAACCCTTACAGAGCCCGCACGTCCGACTTCCGCCCACCCACAGGCAACACGGCAGCTGAGCACCGACGAAACAAAAACTAGGAAACTGAGTGTGGCAGTTTTAATTTCACTCAAAATGCAACGAAAATCGTTTACAATGAAAGTGCTTGCAACTGGACGCGGCAAGGAAAACGGGGAGTGTTGTTCGATAGGCTAATAAAACAGGGAAAACTTCAGCTACCTAAAGCCCCATTTCTCGAACAGTTAGCTACCAATTGAAGAACAAAGACCACAAGGCAAATTACAATTCCCActttaatacaaaattaatcGAAATTGTTGGGAACCCCTACCTGCCCATTTAACACGACGAATTATTGGTTGAACGAATAACTGAATAGGTTTACTGGCAGTTCCTATTTCCGACTGTGGATTACTGCGCTCATGAAAAACACCAAGCTTAAATAACGTAAAAACGGCCTTGCTTTGAGAACGCTTTATGCTTAACCTTTTAGAATCGTTCGGTCGTCTTTTCGTGTGAACGCTGAGTTTTTGGGAACTCTTAAAGTAAGAAAGTTGGGAATAAGCATGTTGGGGCTACGATTTTCTTATTCTTATTACCTTCCGGCTtagattttattgtttatcaTAAAGGCAAAAAATTAATGTACTAATGAGCTGTAatgtttttgtatattttgaaGGAAATTGTTGACCAATctttattcaaaatttattgaagtccatttaattttgtgaataaaatttttgaatagACCTTGTATTCTGTTCTGTATGTTctgcaaaaaacaaacaaaaaaacccaTGTGGAAAGCGTTATTCCAAATACAGGAGTAGGCATCGCAGCACAGAAGAAAAGTAGGATGatgaataaagaaaaatgCAAGAAAagattatattataaatagcTCTTCCAAGTTCctctaataataaaatacacttataagaattttgtaaaaagtGTTCTTGAATCAAGCATGATTCATATTGAAATCAAGCCGAAATCGCTACTAAGA containing:
- the LOC108035761 gene encoding proline-rich proteoglycan 2, which codes for MRIFFLVALLAMVALVAVQGRRPPGGQGPPQGSGGQGPPQGPPQGPSHGPPQGPPQGPPQGPPQGGNSSSSQESSEESSSESSSDASA